One region of Pyramidobacter sp. YE332 genomic DNA includes:
- a CDS encoding DUF3798 domain-containing protein, which produces MKKYHLAAALLLGAAVFAGAACAAEPAKFHIGICTGTVSQSEDDLRGAEALIQKYGDVTDGGMIKHVTYPDSFMTEQETTISQIAAFADDPLMKAVIVNQGIPGTTEAFRRIREKRPEMLLFVGEAHEDPSVIDSISDLTVGNDNLSRGYLNIVLAKRLGCKHFVHISFPRHMSYELLSRRRMIMEQTCKDIGLGFHFETAPDPTSDVGVAGAQQFILEKMPTWIDKYGKDTAFFCTNDAQTEPMLKSIVEHGGYFIEADLPSPLMGYPGALGLDLADVSGNFEAILKRVEDTVIARGAGGRMGVWAYSLGFTTSKALGEFAIDCIEQGVTHQKFRRYFEIPKVIKFFDAESPNSSWKGRYYADAQTDVESKNHILILQDTYMLGAGPQHMTDIEVPEKYLKIH; this is translated from the coding sequence ATGAAAAAATACCATCTGGCAGCGGCGTTGCTTTTGGGCGCGGCGGTGTTCGCGGGGGCGGCCTGCGCGGCCGAGCCGGCGAAGTTCCACATCGGCATCTGCACGGGCACGGTCTCGCAATCGGAGGACGACCTTCGCGGCGCCGAAGCGCTGATCCAGAAATACGGCGACGTCACCGACGGCGGCATGATCAAGCACGTAACCTATCCCGACAGCTTCATGACCGAGCAGGAGACGACCATTTCCCAGATCGCGGCTTTTGCCGACGACCCGTTGATGAAGGCGGTCATCGTCAACCAGGGCATCCCCGGCACCACCGAGGCGTTCCGCCGTATCCGCGAGAAGCGTCCCGAGATGCTGCTCTTCGTCGGCGAAGCCCATGAGGATCCCAGCGTCATCGACAGCATCTCCGATCTCACCGTGGGCAACGACAACCTGTCGCGCGGCTATCTGAACATCGTCCTGGCCAAGCGCCTGGGGTGCAAGCACTTCGTGCACATCTCCTTCCCCCGCCACATGAGCTACGAGCTTCTTTCCCGCCGCCGCATGATCATGGAGCAGACCTGCAAGGACATCGGCCTCGGCTTCCACTTCGAGACCGCTCCCGATCCCACCAGCGACGTGGGCGTTGCCGGCGCGCAGCAGTTCATCCTCGAAAAGATGCCCACTTGGATCGACAAGTACGGCAAGGACACGGCCTTCTTCTGCACCAACGACGCGCAGACCGAACCGATGCTGAAGAGCATCGTCGAGCACGGCGGCTATTTCATCGAGGCCGACCTGCCCTCGCCGTTGATGGGCTATCCCGGCGCGCTGGGGCTCGATCTCGCCGACGTGAGCGGTAACTTCGAAGCGATCCTCAAGCGCGTCGAAGACACCGTGATCGCGCGCGGCGCCGGCGGACGCATGGGCGTCTGGGCCTACTCTCTGGGCTTCACCACCTCCAAGGCGCTGGGCGAATTCGCGATCGACTGCATCGAGCAGGGCGTCACGCACCAGAAGTTCCGCCGTTACTTCGAGATCCCCAAAGTCATCAAATTCTTCGACGCCGAGTCGCCGAACTCCTCGTGGAAGGGACGCTACTACGCCGACGCGCAGACCGACGTGGAGTCGAAAAACCATATCCTCATCCTTCAGGACACCTACATGCTCGGCGCCGGCCCGCAGCACATGACCGACATCGAAGTGCCCGAAAAGTACCTGAAGATCCATTAG